The following proteins come from a genomic window of Sardina pilchardus chromosome 1, fSarPil1.1, whole genome shotgun sequence:
- the si:zfos-169g10.2 gene encoding somatostatin receptor type 5: protein MHPDMATGLSMMPPSSGLWENGSSSLLLLGNDDDDDSSPRLLLNDSSGNWTLAGAGAPDVGPGGLAGVLIPLIYAAVCVVGLGGNTLVIHIVLHYSRPESITNIYILNLAIADELFMLGLPFLAVQNALLSWPFGSLMCRLVMTVDAINQFTSIFCLTVMSIDRYLAVVHPIRSAKWRRPNVAKAVNATVWAVSMVTVLPVVVYADVLPEDGNCHIVWPEPAEVWKASFIVYTSAVGFFGPLLVICLCYLLIVVKVRSAGRKARAASVRRRKSERKITRMVVVVVAVFVLCWLPFYVLNVVNLLVLLPPELRGLYYFVVVLSYANSCANPILYGFLSDSFKRGFRKALCRSSRRVESQRAGGGGGRGRGGGGGGGVGTAGQTGGEQATAGDRHLPAEERARRELDTANSLRATNGNGKGSAEGPRGRLAQTGRLEGGAAPGHETNNADLTAGGVPGSGPTVVIPLVVNGVRRANVRPLPDVSVENSSVLEISYL from the exons aTGCACCCCGACATGGCCACCGGCCTCTCCATGATGCCCCCCTCCTCCGGCCTGTGGGAGAAcggctcctcctccctcctcctcctggggaacgacgacgacgacgactccTCCCCCCGCCTGCTCCTGAACGACTCCTCGGGGAACTGGACGCTGGCGGGGGCCGGGGCGCCCGACGTGGGGCCTGGCGGTCTGGCGGGCGTGCTCATCCCGCTGATCTACGCGGCGGTGTGCGTGGTGGGCCTGGGCGGCAACACGCTGGTCATCCACATCGTGCTGCACTACTCGCGGCCCGAGTCCATCACCAACATCTACATCCTGAACCTGGCCATTGCCGACGAGCTCTTCATGCTGGGCCTGCCCTTCCTGGCCGTCCAGAACGCCCTCCTCTCCTGGCCGTTCGGCTCGCTCATGTGCCGCCTGGTCATGACGGTGGACGCCATCAACCAGTTCACCAGCATCTTCTGCCTGACGGTGATGAGCATCGACCGCTACCTGGCGGTGGTGCACCCCATCCGCTCGGCCAAGTGGCGGCGGCCGAACGTGGCCAAGGCGGTCAACGCCACCGTCTGGGCCGTGTCCATGGTGACGGTGCTGCCGGTGGTGGTGTACGCCGACGTGCTGCCCGAGGACGGCAACTGCCACATCGTGTGGCCCGAGCCCGCCGAGGTGTGGAAGGCCTCGTTCATCGTCTACACGTCCGCCGTGGGCTTCTTCGGGCCCCTGCTGGTCATCTGCCTGTGCTACCTGCTCATCGTGGTCAAG gtGCGGAGCGCAGGGCGCAAGGCGCGGGCGGCCTCGGTGCGGCGGCGCAAGTCGGAGCGCAAGATCACgcgcatggtggtggtggtggtggcggtgttcGTGCTGTGCTGGCTGCCCTTCTACGTGCTCAACGTGGTCaacctgctggtgctgctgccgcCCGAGCTGCGCGGCCTCTACTACTTCGTGGTGGTGCTCTCCTACGCCAACTCCTGCGCCAACCCCATCCTCTACGGCTTCCTGTCCGACAGCTTCAAGCGGGGCTTCCGCAAGGCCCTGTGCCGCTCCTCGCGCCGCGTGGAGAGCCAGAGGGCGGGTGGCGGCggtggacgaggaagaggaggaggaggaggaggaggagttggaaCGGCCGGTCAGACGGGCGGCGAGCAGGCCACCGCGGGGGACAGGCACCTGCCGGCCGAGGAGAGGGCCAGGAGGGAGCTGGACACCGCCAACAGCCTGAGGGCCACT AACGGGAACGGGAAAGGGTCGGCGGAGGGACCCAGGGGACGCTTGGCGCAGACGGGGAGGCTGGAGGGAGGGGCCGCCCCGGGTCACGAGACCAATAACGCCGATCTGACCGCCGGGGGAGTCCCTGGCTCGGGGCCTACGGTGGTCATTCCCCTGGTGGTCAACGGAGTGCGGAGGGCCAACGTCAGACCCCTCCCCGACGTCTCCGTGGAGAACAGCTCAGTGCTGGAGATCAGTTACCTGTAA
- the LOC134092256 gene encoding protein CutA homolog isoform X2, which yields MLPLLRTVGLRAFSMASETYTSGTHSAAFVTCPNDTVAKELARAIVEKKLAACVNIVPKITSIYEWQGKIEEDSEVLMMIKTRSSKVPELAEYVRSNHPYEVAEVISLPIDQGNPPYLKWIGDTVPE from the exons ATGCTCCCTCTGCTGAGGACTGTGGGATTGCGGGCGTTCTCCATGGCTTCAGAAACCTACACCTCCGGCACTCACTCCGCAGCATTCGTCACGTGTCCCAATGACACAGTAGCCAAAGAGCTGGCCCG GGCCATTGTGGAAAAGAAGTTAGCTGCCTGTGTCAACATAGTGCCCAAAATCACATCAAT ATACGAATGGCAGGGGAAGATTGAGGAGGACAGTGAAGTATTGATG ATGATTAAGACGAGGAGCTCTAAAGTTCCAGAACTAGCAGAGTACGTGAG GTCAAACCACCCGTACGAAGTGGCTGAAGTCATCAGCCTGCCCATCGACCAGGGCAACCCTCCTTACCTGAAGTGGATTGGCGACACGGTGCCTGAATGA
- the LOC134092256 gene encoding protein CutA homolog isoform X1: MRFGLLDCLQGGTLKTVVVTVLISGLMLPLLRTVGLRAFSMASETYTSGTHSAAFVTCPNDTVAKELARAIVEKKLAACVNIVPKITSIYEWQGKIEEDSEVLMMIKTRSSKVPELAEYVRSNHPYEVAEVISLPIDQGNPPYLKWIGDTVPE; encoded by the exons ATGCGCTTTGGACTTCTCGACTGTCTGCAAGGTGGGACTCTGAAAACCGTCGTTGTG ACTGTGTTGATCAGTGGGTTGATGCTCCCTCTGCTGAGGACTGTGGGATTGCGGGCGTTCTCCATGGCTTCAGAAACCTACACCTCCGGCACTCACTCCGCAGCATTCGTCACGTGTCCCAATGACACAGTAGCCAAAGAGCTGGCCCG GGCCATTGTGGAAAAGAAGTTAGCTGCCTGTGTCAACATAGTGCCCAAAATCACATCAAT ATACGAATGGCAGGGGAAGATTGAGGAGGACAGTGAAGTATTGATG ATGATTAAGACGAGGAGCTCTAAAGTTCCAGAACTAGCAGAGTACGTGAG GTCAAACCACCCGTACGAAGTGGCTGAAGTCATCAGCCTGCCCATCGACCAGGGCAACCCTCCTTACCTGAAGTGGATTGGCGACACGGTGCCTGAATGA
- the eif3d gene encoding eukaryotic translation initiation factor 3 subunit D isoform X1: MAMAKFLAPVIQDNPSGWGPCAVPDKFKDMPYQPFSKGDRLGKVADWTGATYQDKRYTNKYSSQFGGGSQYAYFHEEDETSFQLVDTAKTQKTAYQRNRLRFAQRNLRRDKDRRNIAQFNMQTLPKSAKQKERDRMRLQKKFQKQFGVRQKWDQKSQLKPRDSSVEVRSDWEVKEEMDFPRLMKMRYMEVADPSDIECCGALEYYDKAFDRITTRNEKQLKSIKRIFHTVTTTDDPVIRKLAKTQGNVFATDAILATLMCCTRSVNSWDIIVQRVGNKLFFDKRDNSDFDLLTVSETANEPPQDEGNSFNSPRNLAMEATYINHNFSQQCLKMGGERHKFPNPNPFVEEDMDKNEVASVAYRYRRWKLGEDIDLIVRCEHDGVMTGASGEVSFINVKTLNEWDSRYCNGVDWRQKLDSQRGAVLATELKNNSYKLARWTCCAMLAGSEYLKLGYVSRYHVKDSARHVVLGTQQFKPNEFASQINLSMENAWGILRCVIDICRKLDEGKYLILKDPNKQVIRIYSLPDGTFSSDEDEDEEEDEEDEEDEDEEN, encoded by the exons ATG GCTATGGCCAAGTTTCTAGCCCCCGTGATCCAGGATAACCCCTCAGGATGGGGTCCCTGTGCAGTCCCCGACAAGTTCAAAGACATGCCCTACCAGCCATTCAGCAAAGGAGATCGTCTGGGCAAG GTTGCTGACTGGACTGGTGCTACCTACCAGGACAAGAGATACACAA ATAAGTACTCATCTCAGTTTGGAGGGGGCAGCCAGTATGCCTACTTCCACGAGGAGGATGAGACCAGCTTCCAGCTGGTGGACACGGCCAAGACTCAGAAGACGGCCTACCAGAGGAACCGCCTTAGGTTTGCTCAG AGGAATCTGCGCAGAGATAAGGACCGCAGGAACATCGCTCAGTTCAACATGCAGACTCTGCCCAAGAGCGCTAAGCAAAAGGAGAG GGACCGCATGCGGCTGCAGAAGAAGTTCCAGAAGCAGTTTGGCGTGCGCCAGAAGTGGGACCAGAAGTCACAG CTGAAACCAAGGGACTCCTCAGTGGAGGTCCGTAGTGACTGGGAGGTCAAGGAGGAGATGGACTTCCCCCGGTTGATGAAAATGAGATACATGGAGGTGGCTGATCCCTCAGACAT CGAGTGCTGTGGTGCTCTGGAGTACTACGACAAGGCCTTTGACCGCATCACCACTCGCAATGAGAAACAGCTGAAGAGCATCAAGAGGATCTTCCACACGGTCACCACCACAGACGACCCGGTCATccgcaag CTGGCCAAGACTCAGGGCAATGTGTTTGCCACCGACGCCATCCTGGCGACCCTGATGTGTTGCACGCGCTCAGTCAACTCCTGGGACATCATCGTCCAGCGCGTGGGGAACAAGCTGTTCTTCGACAAGAGGGACAACTCTGACTTTG ATCTGCTGACCGTGAGCGAGACGGCCAACGAGCCGCCGCAGGACGAGGGCAACTCCTTCAACTCGCCGCGCAACCTGGCCATGGAGGCCACCTACATCAACCACAACTTCAGCCAGCAGTGCCTCAAGATG ggaggagagaggcacaagttccccaaccccaaccccttcGTGGAGGAGGACATGGACAAGAACGAAGTGGCCTCCGTGGCCTACAG GTACCGGCGGTGGAAGCTCGGGGAGGACATTGATCTGATCGTCCGCTGTGAGCACGACGGTGTGATGACCGGAGCCAGCGGGGAGGTGTCCTTCATCAACGTCAAGACCCTCAACGAGTGGGACTCCAGA TATTGTAATGGAGTGGACTGGCGTCAGAAGCTGGACTCCCAGAGGGGAGCTGTTCTGGCCACCGAGCTGAAGAACAACAGCTACAAGCTGGCCCGCTGGACCTGCTGCGCCATGCTGGCCGGCTCAGAGTACCTCAAACTGGG GTACGTGTCCCGTTACCACGTGAAGGACTCTGCGCGCCACGTGGTCCTGGGCACCCAGCAGTTCAAGCCCAACGAGTTCGCCAGCCAGATCAACCTGAGCATGGAGAACGCCTGGGGCATCCTGCGCTGCGTCATCGACATCTGCCGCAAGCTGGACGAGGGCAAGTACCTCATCCTCAAGGACCCCAACAAG CAAGTTATCCGTATCTACAGCCTGCCAGACGGCACCTTCAGCTCCGAcgaagatgaggatgaggaggaagacgaagaggacgaggaggacgaag ATGAGGAGAACTGA
- the eif3d gene encoding eukaryotic translation initiation factor 3 subunit D isoform X2: MAKFLAPVIQDNPSGWGPCAVPDKFKDMPYQPFSKGDRLGKVADWTGATYQDKRYTNKYSSQFGGGSQYAYFHEEDETSFQLVDTAKTQKTAYQRNRLRFAQRNLRRDKDRRNIAQFNMQTLPKSAKQKERDRMRLQKKFQKQFGVRQKWDQKSQLKPRDSSVEVRSDWEVKEEMDFPRLMKMRYMEVADPSDIECCGALEYYDKAFDRITTRNEKQLKSIKRIFHTVTTTDDPVIRKLAKTQGNVFATDAILATLMCCTRSVNSWDIIVQRVGNKLFFDKRDNSDFDLLTVSETANEPPQDEGNSFNSPRNLAMEATYINHNFSQQCLKMGGERHKFPNPNPFVEEDMDKNEVASVAYRYRRWKLGEDIDLIVRCEHDGVMTGASGEVSFINVKTLNEWDSRYCNGVDWRQKLDSQRGAVLATELKNNSYKLARWTCCAMLAGSEYLKLGYVSRYHVKDSARHVVLGTQQFKPNEFASQINLSMENAWGILRCVIDICRKLDEGKYLILKDPNKQVIRIYSLPDGTFSSDEDEDEEEDEEDEEDEDEEN, encoded by the exons ATGGCCAAGTTTCTAGCCCCCGTGATCCAGGATAACCCCTCAGGATGGGGTCCCTGTGCAGTCCCCGACAAGTTCAAAGACATGCCCTACCAGCCATTCAGCAAAGGAGATCGTCTGGGCAAG GTTGCTGACTGGACTGGTGCTACCTACCAGGACAAGAGATACACAA ATAAGTACTCATCTCAGTTTGGAGGGGGCAGCCAGTATGCCTACTTCCACGAGGAGGATGAGACCAGCTTCCAGCTGGTGGACACGGCCAAGACTCAGAAGACGGCCTACCAGAGGAACCGCCTTAGGTTTGCTCAG AGGAATCTGCGCAGAGATAAGGACCGCAGGAACATCGCTCAGTTCAACATGCAGACTCTGCCCAAGAGCGCTAAGCAAAAGGAGAG GGACCGCATGCGGCTGCAGAAGAAGTTCCAGAAGCAGTTTGGCGTGCGCCAGAAGTGGGACCAGAAGTCACAG CTGAAACCAAGGGACTCCTCAGTGGAGGTCCGTAGTGACTGGGAGGTCAAGGAGGAGATGGACTTCCCCCGGTTGATGAAAATGAGATACATGGAGGTGGCTGATCCCTCAGACAT CGAGTGCTGTGGTGCTCTGGAGTACTACGACAAGGCCTTTGACCGCATCACCACTCGCAATGAGAAACAGCTGAAGAGCATCAAGAGGATCTTCCACACGGTCACCACCACAGACGACCCGGTCATccgcaag CTGGCCAAGACTCAGGGCAATGTGTTTGCCACCGACGCCATCCTGGCGACCCTGATGTGTTGCACGCGCTCAGTCAACTCCTGGGACATCATCGTCCAGCGCGTGGGGAACAAGCTGTTCTTCGACAAGAGGGACAACTCTGACTTTG ATCTGCTGACCGTGAGCGAGACGGCCAACGAGCCGCCGCAGGACGAGGGCAACTCCTTCAACTCGCCGCGCAACCTGGCCATGGAGGCCACCTACATCAACCACAACTTCAGCCAGCAGTGCCTCAAGATG ggaggagagaggcacaagttccccaaccccaaccccttcGTGGAGGAGGACATGGACAAGAACGAAGTGGCCTCCGTGGCCTACAG GTACCGGCGGTGGAAGCTCGGGGAGGACATTGATCTGATCGTCCGCTGTGAGCACGACGGTGTGATGACCGGAGCCAGCGGGGAGGTGTCCTTCATCAACGTCAAGACCCTCAACGAGTGGGACTCCAGA TATTGTAATGGAGTGGACTGGCGTCAGAAGCTGGACTCCCAGAGGGGAGCTGTTCTGGCCACCGAGCTGAAGAACAACAGCTACAAGCTGGCCCGCTGGACCTGCTGCGCCATGCTGGCCGGCTCAGAGTACCTCAAACTGGG GTACGTGTCCCGTTACCACGTGAAGGACTCTGCGCGCCACGTGGTCCTGGGCACCCAGCAGTTCAAGCCCAACGAGTTCGCCAGCCAGATCAACCTGAGCATGGAGAACGCCTGGGGCATCCTGCGCTGCGTCATCGACATCTGCCGCAAGCTGGACGAGGGCAAGTACCTCATCCTCAAGGACCCCAACAAG CAAGTTATCCGTATCTACAGCCTGCCAGACGGCACCTTCAGCTCCGAcgaagatgaggatgaggaggaagacgaagaggacgaggaggacgaag ATGAGGAGAACTGA